The following proteins are co-located in the Gloeocapsa sp. PCC 7428 genome:
- a CDS encoding CHASE2 domain-containing protein → MAKLVVLKVGEGSFDEGFPVTMQIGEEGDAPAIQTLGKLPPAPEIPQYYNCWQSAYLCLGWSTRLEAKPVQVTNVSVIEDCWHAVQVLRNRLNSWIHSESFRAIREKWLEKLLPSDEIRAILQTEDLVLQRLPWHFCDLFERYPKAELALSAPAYERVKQISQTKDKVAILAILGDSTGIDTQADRALLEQLPGATVQFLVEPQRQELNNQLWSRGWDILFFAGHSSSLINGDGRICINRTDTLSISDLRYALKTAVAHGLKLAIFNSCDGLGLARELANLYIPQVIVMREPVPDKVAQEFLKNFLYAFAGGQPFYLSVREARERLQGLEDEYPCASWLPVIYQNPAETPPRWAALSRPISVDKSENNHSRQRSLKKIGSQHLRRMLLTSVLVTSVTWGLQQIGAFQPLELKVFDQLMRLRPQEATDPRLLVVAITEEDFKLPEQKNRTGSLSDLALAQLLEKLEQYQPRAIGLDIYREDPVNPQFKNLAQYMQQSDRFIAVCKISEPTASEDPSVAPPPEVPEARQGFSDVVVDPDGILRRYLVAVNPHPASICSAPYAFSAQLAFRYLAAEGVFPQWTPQGHLQLGNVILPRLQPHTGGYQTIDTAGFQMLLNYRSYRLPENIANKVTLTDVLRNRIRPDDVRNRIVLIGVTAPSVGDYFATPYSTSGGAYQKMAGVFVHAQMVSQMLSAVKNQRPLLWVLPQGSEFLWIWGWSIVGSVLAWRYRSVLHLELALAITLIVLYALCFALFAYQSCWVPFVPSTLALIATSASIVVQNASQKQGQSTKLYAGSN, encoded by the coding sequence GTGGCTAAGTTAGTTGTCTTGAAAGTAGGCGAAGGAAGCTTTGATGAGGGATTTCCTGTCACAATGCAAATAGGAGAAGAAGGCGATGCTCCGGCGATTCAAACTTTAGGTAAATTGCCACCTGCTCCTGAAATTCCTCAGTACTACAACTGCTGGCAATCAGCGTACCTCTGTTTGGGTTGGTCTACCCGCCTCGAAGCAAAACCTGTTCAAGTCACGAATGTCTCAGTCATTGAAGATTGCTGGCACGCCGTACAAGTTTTACGCAACCGTTTAAATAGCTGGATACACTCCGAATCTTTTCGGGCAATTCGGGAAAAATGGCTAGAGAAATTACTGCCATCAGACGAGATTCGCGCGATCTTACAAACCGAAGATTTAGTTTTGCAACGATTACCTTGGCACTTCTGCGATCTCTTCGAGCGCTACCCTAAAGCAGAACTTGCCCTCAGCGCCCCAGCTTACGAGCGCGTCAAACAAATCTCGCAAACCAAAGACAAAGTTGCCATCCTCGCAATTCTAGGCGATAGTACCGGAATTGATACGCAAGCAGATCGAGCTTTATTAGAACAGTTACCAGGAGCTACGGTGCAGTTTCTCGTAGAACCGCAGCGCCAAGAACTTAACAATCAACTCTGGAGCCGAGGTTGGGATATTCTCTTTTTCGCAGGACATAGCTCAAGTTTAATCAATGGAGACGGGCGAATTTGTATTAATCGTACCGATACTTTATCAATTAGCGATTTGCGATACGCGCTCAAAACTGCCGTAGCGCACGGATTAAAGCTAGCAATTTTTAATTCCTGTGATGGTTTAGGATTAGCACGCGAACTTGCTAACTTGTATATTCCGCAAGTGATTGTGATGCGCGAACCAGTCCCCGACAAAGTCGCGCAAGAGTTTTTAAAGAATTTTCTCTACGCCTTCGCGGGTGGTCAGCCGTTTTATCTATCAGTTCGCGAAGCGCGCGAGCGACTTCAAGGGTTAGAAGATGAGTATCCGTGTGCTAGCTGGTTGCCAGTCATTTATCAAAATCCCGCAGAAACTCCACCACGATGGGCAGCATTGTCGCGTCCAATTAGTGTTGACAAAAGTGAAAACAATCACAGCCGCCAGCGATCGCTTAAAAAAATTGGCTCGCAACATCTGCGGAGGATGCTGCTGACGAGTGTTTTGGTAACGTCTGTAACGTGGGGATTGCAACAGATCGGAGCATTTCAGCCACTCGAACTCAAGGTTTTTGACCAGCTGATGCGCCTGCGTCCTCAGGAAGCAACTGATCCGCGATTGCTAGTTGTTGCGATTACCGAAGAAGATTTCAAACTGCCCGAACAGAAAAATCGCACAGGGTCGCTATCAGATCTAGCGCTAGCGCAACTTTTAGAGAAATTAGAGCAGTATCAGCCACGCGCGATCGGCTTGGATATTTACCGCGAAGATCCGGTAAATCCTCAATTCAAAAATTTAGCGCAATATATGCAACAGAGCGATCGCTTTATTGCGGTGTGTAAAATTAGCGAACCTACCGCGAGTGAAGATCCAAGTGTTGCTCCACCGCCTGAAGTTCCCGAAGCGCGTCAAGGCTTTAGTGATGTTGTCGTCGATCCTGATGGTATTCTCCGGCGATATCTTGTTGCAGTTAATCCGCATCCGGCGTCAATATGCAGCGCACCATATGCCTTCAGCGCGCAACTGGCGTTTCGTTACTTAGCTGCTGAAGGTGTTTTCCCTCAATGGACACCTCAAGGGCATCTACAGCTAGGTAACGTTATTTTACCGCGTTTACAACCACATACCGGAGGTTATCAAACGATTGATACAGCTGGCTTTCAAATGCTACTCAATTATCGTTCTTACAGATTGCCAGAGAATATTGCGAATAAAGTTACTTTAACCGATGTTTTGCGGAATCGAATCAGACCTGATGATGTTAGAAATAGAATTGTTTTGATTGGTGTCACTGCCCCAAGCGTTGGTGATTATTTTGCGACACCTTATAGTACGAGTGGAGGAGCGTATCAGAAAATGGCAGGCGTGTTTGTCCATGCACAAATGGTCAGTCAAATGCTGAGTGCTGTCAAGAATCAGCGACCGTTGTTATGGGTGTTACCCCAGGGGAGTGAATTTTTATGGATTTGGGGATGGTCAATTGTTGGTAGTGTGCTGGCTTGGCGCTATCGTTCAGTGTTACATCTAGAGTTAGCACTAGCAATTACCCTTATCGTACTGTACGCGCTGTGCTTTGCACTTTTTGCGTATCAAAGCTGTTGGGTGCCGTTTGTACCATCGACCTTGGCATTAATTGCGACTAGCGCTAGTATTGTTGTTCAAAATGCCTCGCAAAAACAGGGACAAAGTACAAAACTCTACGCAGGGAGTAATTAA
- a CDS encoding DUF928 domain-containing protein has translation MMDVRFCRFALVGCVILSLLPTKVNSIPQTNTKEVVATARGQLNFVPPPPPADIGIPGDRTGAGRRGCIVNNSATRDKQLIALVPITKAATGVDVVWGLTSAEHPTFWFYVPYRAQDIHSAKFVLRTADNRLAYQTIVPLPNMPGVISLTLPKTVAPLEIAKQYHWYFNIYCADRKPPTAVVHGGVQRRAITPALASQLAQATPQKLAELYFANGFWYDAVTVLGELYYRNPGNIALAQNWTNVLHFVGLDAIASEPIASCCQLLPQNSSLIPQNSSPLN, from the coding sequence ATGATGGATGTGCGGTTTTGTCGATTTGCCCTGGTTGGGTGCGTTATTCTGAGCTTACTACCCACAAAAGTTAACTCTATTCCCCAAACAAATACCAAAGAAGTCGTAGCAACGGCAAGAGGACAACTCAATTTTGTTCCGCCTCCACCTCCAGCGGATATTGGCATTCCAGGCGATCGCACAGGTGCAGGAAGGCGCGGCTGTATCGTGAATAACTCTGCAACGCGTGATAAACAGCTAATCGCATTAGTGCCAATTACCAAAGCTGCGACAGGTGTTGATGTCGTGTGGGGGCTGACGAGTGCTGAGCATCCTACATTCTGGTTTTACGTTCCATATCGCGCTCAAGACATCCATTCAGCAAAGTTTGTTTTGCGCACAGCAGACAATCGACTGGCTTATCAAACAATCGTTCCACTGCCAAATATGCCTGGAGTGATTAGTTTAACTCTACCGAAAACAGTAGCTCCCTTAGAAATTGCCAAACAATATCACTGGTACTTCAACATCTACTGTGCCGACCGTAAGCCACCAACGGCGGTAGTTCATGGCGGAGTTCAAAGACGAGCAATCACTCCTGCCCTCGCCAGCCAACTAGCACAAGCAACCCCACAAAAGCTTGCAGAACTCTACTTTGCGAATGGGTTTTGGTATGACGCAGTAACTGTACTTGGTGAATTGTACTATCGCAATCCAGGAAACATCGCTTTAGCACAAAATTGGACGAATGTATTGCACTTTGTCGGCTTAGATGCGATCGCTTCTGAACCCATTGCCTCGTGTTGTCAACTTCTCCCTCAAAACTCATCACTCATCCCTCAAAACTCATCACCCTTAAATTAG
- a CDS encoding CHAT domain-containing protein, giving the protein MARERRVFFHSRQPVLALSVSFLIWCGGVLDGSPAVAVVSLSASLSESIQQGRELYKTGQYAQAAVVWQQAAKAYQASGDSLNQAMALSNLALAYQQLGNLSPANQAIATSLQLLNSTSRTNSQHAQILAQALNNQGSLQFTQGKTEQALSTWQKATAAYTKAADTIGITRSLINQAQAQQALGLFRRAVTTLNQANQTLQQQPNSVIKVAGLRSLGNALRIVGNLSQSQQVLQQSLQLAQKLGSPQEIAATLASLGNTVRSQQNPQAALAYYQQAASVSPTASTQLQAQLNQLSLLLETGDLGAAQALLPQIQSQLASVPTSQTKVYARITLAQNLIRLQQAQSKAQTGVPSWLEIGKLLASAVQEAKYLQDPRATSYALGNLGGLYEQTQQWTNAQELTQQALVLAQGINALDIAYRWQWQLGRLLQAQGQTQLAIAAYDEAVQTLQTLRYDLVAINPDVQFSFQEEVEPVYRELVSLLLQSNDTAQPSQQNLQKARQTIESLQLAELNNFFRAACLDANRQIDQVVDEQDRTAAVIYPIILRDRLEVIVKLPQQPLRHHSIIVSQAEFETTLEQLQQQLIEPDTFTEVQALSQKVYEWLIRPQLTTLNASNIQTLVFVLDGALRNIPMAALYDAQRQQYLIEQYSIALAPGLQLINPQPLQRQRLQALTAGLSQPRYGFGGLNYVEREIEQITSEVSSRVLLNQEFTSQALQNQVNSLSFPVVHLATHGQFSSNIEQTFILAWDKPINVNELNDLLRTRSRNRSSAIELLVLSACETAAGDKRAALGIAGIAVRAGARSTLASLWSVDDQSTALLMSQFYAELASNQVNKANALRQAQLSLLKNPNYAHPMYWSAYVLVGNWL; this is encoded by the coding sequence ATGGCAAGAGAACGGCGTGTATTTTTCCATAGTCGCCAGCCCGTTTTAGCGCTGAGTGTTAGCTTTCTCATTTGGTGTGGGGGAGTACTAGACGGTTCGCCAGCTGTAGCAGTTGTTTCATTGAGCGCATCTTTATCTGAATCGATTCAGCAAGGAAGAGAACTATATAAAACCGGACAATATGCCCAAGCCGCAGTCGTTTGGCAACAAGCCGCAAAAGCTTATCAAGCGAGTGGTGACAGCTTAAATCAAGCGATGGCGTTGAGTAATCTTGCTTTAGCGTATCAACAACTAGGAAATTTATCGCCAGCAAATCAGGCGATCGCGACAAGTCTACAACTATTAAATTCAACGTCTCGGACAAATTCTCAACACGCACAAATTCTCGCCCAAGCGTTGAATAATCAAGGAAGCTTACAATTTACGCAAGGAAAAACTGAACAAGCACTGAGTACTTGGCAAAAAGCAACCGCTGCATACACTAAAGCAGCAGATACGATTGGCATAACACGCAGCTTAATCAATCAAGCGCAAGCACAGCAAGCTTTAGGGCTGTTTCGCCGTGCTGTAACGACACTCAACCAAGCGAATCAAACCTTACAACAACAGCCAAATTCGGTAATTAAAGTCGCTGGATTGCGCAGTTTAGGAAATGCGTTGCGTATTGTGGGAAATCTCAGTCAATCACAGCAAGTATTACAGCAAAGCCTGCAATTAGCTCAAAAACTAGGATCGCCACAAGAAATCGCTGCAACATTAGCAAGCTTAGGAAATACAGTGCGATCGCAGCAAAATCCACAAGCCGCGCTAGCCTACTATCAACAAGCCGCAAGCGTATCACCAACAGCAAGCACGCAACTCCAAGCACAACTCAATCAACTCAGCCTTTTACTTGAGACAGGCGATCTCGGCGCAGCACAAGCGCTATTACCTCAAATTCAATCTCAACTTGCTAGTGTACCGACAAGTCAAACAAAAGTTTATGCTCGCATTACCTTGGCACAAAACTTAATTCGTTTGCAGCAAGCGCAGTCGAAAGCACAAACAGGGGTTCCTTCGTGGTTAGAAATTGGTAAACTCCTTGCTAGTGCTGTACAAGAAGCAAAGTACCTCCAAGATCCACGCGCGACAAGCTATGCTTTGGGAAATTTAGGGGGATTGTACGAACAAACGCAGCAGTGGACAAATGCGCAAGAATTAACGCAGCAAGCACTCGTATTAGCGCAAGGAATCAACGCGCTGGATATTGCGTATCGTTGGCAATGGCAATTAGGACGCTTGTTGCAAGCGCAGGGACAAACACAACTTGCGATCGCAGCTTATGATGAAGCTGTTCAAACACTTCAGACGCTTCGGTATGATTTAGTAGCGATTAATCCTGACGTTCAGTTTTCTTTTCAAGAAGAAGTTGAACCTGTTTATCGCGAACTTGTGAGTTTGTTGTTGCAATCAAACGACACTGCGCAACCTAGTCAACAAAATCTTCAAAAAGCGCGTCAAACGATCGAATCGCTGCAATTAGCAGAACTGAATAACTTTTTCCGTGCAGCGTGTTTAGATGCTAACCGTCAGATCGATCAAGTCGTAGACGAACAAGATCGCACCGCAGCGGTGATTTATCCAATTATTTTGCGCGATCGCCTCGAAGTCATTGTTAAGTTACCACAACAACCGCTGCGGCATCATAGTATTATCGTTTCACAAGCCGAGTTTGAAACTACGCTAGAGCAACTCCAACAACAACTCATTGAGCCGGACACTTTTACCGAAGTGCAAGCACTATCTCAGAAAGTCTATGAATGGTTAATACGACCCCAACTAACCACGCTCAATGCGAGTAATATTCAAACTTTAGTTTTTGTTTTAGATGGTGCGCTGCGCAACATTCCAATGGCAGCACTGTATGACGCGCAACGTCAGCAGTATCTTATAGAACAATATAGTATTGCCCTCGCACCAGGATTACAACTAATTAATCCGCAACCACTACAACGGCAAAGATTACAAGCATTAACTGCGGGACTCAGCCAACCTCGTTATGGCTTTGGAGGACTAAATTATGTCGAGCGCGAAATTGAGCAAATTACATCTGAAGTTTCTAGCCGAGTATTGCTCAATCAAGAGTTCACTAGTCAAGCACTACAAAATCAAGTCAACTCGCTGTCGTTTCCGGTTGTACATCTGGCAACTCACGGTCAATTTAGTTCTAACATCGAACAGACTTTTATCCTCGCATGGGATAAACCGATTAATGTCAATGAGTTAAATGATTTGTTGCGCACTCGCAGTCGAAACCGATCTAGCGCAATTGAACTGCTCGTTTTGAGTGCTTGCGAAACCGCAGCTGGCGATAAACGTGCGGCTTTGGGTATTGCAGGAATTGCCGTGAGAGCCGGAGCGCGTAGCACGCTAGCATCGTTGTGGTCGGTAGATGACCAATCTACAGCTTTATTGATGAGCCAATTTTATGCAGAGTTAGCAAGCAATCAAGTTAATAAAGCTAATGCCTTACGTCAAGCACAGTTGTCGCTCTTAAAAAATCCTAATTACGCTCATCCGATGTATTGGTCTGCTTATGTTCTTGTGGGGAATTGGCTCTAA
- a CDS encoding ShlB/FhaC/HecB family hemolysin secretion/activation protein: MPHNLVRRLQFSLSGLLLLVVNTQIAATSAAENVLAQAIPLPPPQDVIPPPSPTPPPQPPTEPLPPPEELLQPPSVVPTPPTPLPGIPDTIIVKSFNVVGSTVFSAEEFAQLLASFTNRPISFTELLQARSAVTQLYIDRGYITSGALIPPQTLQAGVVTIQVIEGELEAINISGTRRLNPNYVRSRIAIRTDAPLNQQRLLEALQLLQLDPRIQTLSAELSAGSRPGTNILDVQVQEARTLNLQVIGDNRRSPSVGSFRRGGQINEANLLGFGDTLSVGYNNTDGSNTFDVSYALPINPRNGTISLDIGAADSRIIEPPFDFLEIDSYSRYYDLTFRQPISQSPSEEFVLGLTASRRESDLASPILENANLPLSQLSPGADDSGRTRVSALRFFQEWTQRGSRQVIAARSQFSVGIGAFDATINDDAPDSRFFSWRGQAQWVRLLAPDTLLLVRGDVQLADQALVPVEQFSLGGFDSVRGYRQDTLLTDNGAFASVELRVPISRIPEWQGLLQLTPFVDVGTSWNRGDANPDPSTLVSLGLGLRLQVGNNLTARLDWGIPLVDIASEKRTWQENGVYFSIVASPF, encoded by the coding sequence ATGCCCCATAACCTCGTTCGCCGCCTGCAATTTTCGCTGAGTGGGCTTTTATTACTAGTTGTCAACACTCAAATTGCTGCGACATCAGCCGCAGAAAACGTTCTTGCCCAAGCGATTCCGCTACCACCGCCACAGGATGTCATTCCGCCACCTAGCCCAACACCACCACCGCAACCACCGACGGAACCCTTACCACCACCAGAAGAATTATTACAACCACCGTCAGTAGTCCCCACACCACCCACACCTTTACCTGGAATACCCGATACCATCATTGTTAAAAGCTTTAATGTTGTCGGGAGTACAGTATTTAGTGCAGAAGAATTTGCGCAGCTACTCGCATCGTTTACAAATCGACCAATTTCGTTTACAGAACTTTTGCAAGCACGTTCAGCGGTTACTCAACTCTACATTGATCGCGGTTATATCACTTCGGGCGCGTTGATTCCGCCGCAGACACTTCAAGCAGGAGTTGTGACAATTCAAGTTATTGAAGGCGAACTAGAGGCAATTAATATTAGTGGTACGCGCAGGCTAAATCCGAATTATGTGCGATCGCGCATTGCCATCCGTACCGATGCACCGTTAAATCAACAACGCCTCTTAGAAGCCCTGCAACTTTTACAACTCGATCCGCGCATTCAAACCTTATCTGCCGAATTATCCGCAGGTTCGCGCCCTGGAACGAATATCCTTGACGTGCAAGTGCAAGAAGCACGAACGTTAAATTTGCAAGTGATTGGAGATAACAGGCGATCGCCGAGTGTTGGAAGCTTTCGGCGTGGCGGGCAAATTAATGAAGCAAATTTACTCGGATTTGGTGATACTCTCAGCGTTGGATACAACAACACTGACGGTAGCAATACATTTGATGTCAGTTACGCGCTACCAATCAACCCACGCAACGGCACGATTAGTCTAGATATTGGTGCAGCAGATAGTCGCATTATCGAGCCGCCATTTGATTTCTTAGAAATCGACTCGTACTCGCGCTACTACGATCTCACATTCCGTCAGCCAATTAGTCAAAGTCCTTCCGAAGAATTTGTTTTAGGATTAACCGCGTCACGCCGCGAAAGCGATTTGGCATCTCCGATCCTGGAAAATGCTAATCTTCCTTTATCTCAACTCTCTCCTGGGGCAGATGACAGCGGACGTACACGCGTTTCTGCCTTGCGCTTCTTTCAGGAATGGACGCAGCGCGGTAGTCGTCAAGTCATTGCGGCGCGATCGCAGTTTAGTGTAGGAATTGGTGCGTTTGATGCCACAATCAACGATGATGCACCTGATAGCCGCTTTTTCTCCTGGCGGGGACAAGCCCAGTGGGTACGTCTTTTAGCTCCTGATACTTTACTTTTAGTTCGCGGTGATGTGCAACTTGCCGATCAAGCTTTAGTTCCGGTAGAACAATTTAGCTTAGGTGGATTTGACAGCGTTCGCGGTTATCGTCAAGATACGTTATTAACTGATAATGGCGCGTTTGCTTCGGTTGAGTTGCGCGTCCCCATCTCGCGCATTCCTGAATGGCAAGGACTTTTACAATTAACTCCGTTTGTAGACGTGGGTACAAGTTGGAATCGAGGAGATGCAAATCCTGATCCGAGTACGTTAGTTTCGCTCGGACTTGGCTTACGCTTGCAAGTAGGTAATAACCTTACCGCCCGCCTTGACTGGGGAATTCCGTTAGTTGATATCGCATCGGAGAAAAGAACATGGCAAGAGAACGGCGTGTATTTTTCCATAGTCGCCAGCCCGTTTTAG
- a CDS encoding S-layer family protein: MKQSINLFWISGSFVFSIFSQSVQAQIIPDGTTPTTSELCTAVCEIIGGTQTGENLFHSFSQFNINSDQQVTFSDPGVTNIITRVTGGNPSNILGTLDVAGDANLFLINPNGIIFGSTAFVNVSGSFVATTADAIQFSNQGSFNVNPANSPDLLTVNPSALLFNQITAQSPPSIELNDGLIFLPDAQSLVLLGGNINIAGDFNIEHLIAPSGRIELGGVLGAGIVGLNNVNGKNLSLSFPANIARGDVSISNGVIASVAGDGSGSIAINARNINIAQSNIIAGVSPDFEATNNQLGTINLDATEGIEITRATLTNEVQLEAVGNAGDIQIKAGSLLLNEFSNINSTVNPRASGNAGNVLIQANDVAIANDASINTLMLGSGEGDGGDIQIDADSLLLENGSLNARAIAPGSVAGNVSINANNVSLLGDRSLIGTAALVSASRGGAVNIQANAVSLSNGATLFSSTTEEAGRAGNINITANTVSLADSAIYNDTIGLGDAGDTQINARTLNISNGGSISTSTNGAGNAGSIFINASEFVTLSGTNPNAITIIRNIPSTTSSGLFAFTDTNATGRGGNIQVNTGNLSILDGAVISARTRGIAPGGNITVNATNVAATNGGQILTSAFNQGMAGNITVNATNSVSISGSDRTYNDRLQQTPDRIDNDGAASGFLARVRGDAIADAGQINVTAPSISLDNQGTISTATTQGAGGQISLRGRNVALNDNSSITATAGTANAGGNGGNIDISSELFFATRNSAVTANAFTGNGGNIRIATQGFFLSPDSVITASSAQGIDGVVEIIVVDDEPSRGLVSLPEQPVDVSNLVARGCTADTNIATNTSEFIITGRGGLPPTPGEAINANSVLADLGTPVQTQAATPLNTVSNLNNSQPKSLVEAQGWMVGSNGEVVLMAQVPTATTYTSWSTPVACNAP; this comes from the coding sequence ATGAAGCAGAGCATAAATCTTTTTTGGATTTCTGGAAGTTTTGTCTTCAGTATTTTCTCCCAGTCAGTTCAAGCACAAATTATTCCCGATGGTACAACACCAACTACATCTGAATTATGTACCGCAGTTTGTGAAATTATAGGAGGAACACAAACGGGGGAAAATCTTTTTCATAGCTTTTCGCAATTCAATATTAACTCAGATCAACAAGTTACTTTTAGCGATCCAGGTGTAACTAACATTATTACTCGTGTAACTGGTGGTAATCCTTCTAATATTTTAGGGACGTTAGACGTTGCAGGAGATGCTAATTTATTTTTGATAAATCCAAACGGAATTATTTTTGGTTCGACAGCTTTTGTGAATGTTAGCGGTTCTTTTGTTGCTACTACTGCTGATGCAATTCAGTTTAGTAATCAAGGAAGCTTTAATGTTAACCCTGCTAATAGCCCCGACTTACTAACTGTAAATCCTTCAGCGCTATTGTTTAATCAAATAACAGCCCAATCTCCACCCAGCATAGAACTTAACGATGGATTAATCTTTCTTCCTGATGCTCAAAGTTTAGTACTATTGGGTGGAAATATTAACATAGCTGGAGATTTCAATATAGAACATTTAATTGCACCTAGCGGCAGAATTGAGTTAGGAGGAGTATTAGGCGCAGGAATAGTAGGCTTAAATAATGTGAATGGCAAAAATTTAAGTTTAAGTTTTCCTGCAAATATAGCAAGAGGTGATGTATCAATTAGCAACGGTGTAATTGCTAGTGTAGCTGGAGATGGTAGCGGAAGCATTGCGATCAATGCTAGGAATATAAATATTGCTCAAAGTAATATTATAGCTGGTGTTAGCCCAGACTTTGAGGCAACTAATAATCAACTAGGAACTATTAATCTAGATGCTACAGAAGGTATAGAAATTACAAGAGCTACACTGACTAATGAAGTGCAATTAGAGGCAGTAGGTAACGCTGGTGACATTCAGATAAAAGCAGGATCGCTTTTATTAAATGAGTTTTCTAATATAAATTCCACAGTGAATCCACGTGCGAGTGGTAATGCGGGTAATGTATTAATTCAAGCGAATGATGTAGCGATCGCAAATGATGCAAGTATCAATACATTAATGCTGGGATCTGGTGAAGGAGACGGAGGAGATATTCAAATTGATGCAGATTCTCTTCTGTTAGAAAATGGTAGTCTAAACGCTCGAGCGATTGCACCAGGAAGCGTGGCAGGAAACGTATCTATAAATGCTAATAATGTTTCCTTACTAGGAGATAGAAGCTTGATTGGAACCGCCGCCCTTGTTTCTGCGAGCCGTGGCGGTGCAGTCAATATTCAAGCTAATGCAGTTTCTTTAAGCAATGGCGCAACTCTATTTTCTAGTACTACTGAGGAAGCAGGGCGTGCTGGAAACATAAATATTACCGCAAATACAGTTTCCTTAGCAGATAGTGCTATTTACAACGATACTATTGGATTAGGAGACGCGGGAGATACTCAAATTAATGCTAGAACTTTAAATATTAGCAATGGTGGAAGTATTAGCACGAGTACGAATGGTGCTGGTAATGCAGGAAGTATTTTTATAAATGCTTCGGAATTTGTTACGCTTAGTGGCACTAATCCTAATGCAATAACAATAATAAGAAACATTCCCAGCACGACTTCTAGTGGTTTATTCGCCTTTACTGACACAAATGCTACTGGACGTGGTGGGAATATTCAAGTCAACACAGGTAATTTAAGCATTCTTGATGGTGCAGTTATCAGCGCGCGGACTCGCGGTATTGCACCTGGAGGAAATATTACAGTCAACGCAACGAATGTTGCTGCTACGAATGGCGGACAAATTTTAACGAGTGCGTTTAATCAGGGTATGGCAGGTAATATTACAGTTAATGCCACAAACAGTGTGAGTATTTCTGGTAGCGATCGCACCTACAACGATAGACTGCAACAAACACCCGATCGCATCGATAATGATGGTGCGGCGAGTGGTTTCTTGGCACGAGTGCGGGGAGATGCGATCGCTGATGCAGGACAAATCAACGTTACCGCGCCCTCGATATCACTTGACAATCAAGGCACAATTTCTACCGCAACAACTCAAGGCGCAGGCGGACAAATCTCACTCCGAGGCAGAAATGTTGCTCTAAACGACAATAGCAGCATTACAGCAACCGCTGGTACAGCAAATGCTGGTGGTAACGGTGGGAATATTGATATCAGTAGTGAACTATTTTTTGCGACGAGAAACAGTGCTGTTACTGCTAACGCCTTTACAGGCAATGGTGGCAACATTCGCATTGCAACGCAAGGATTCTTTCTTTCTCCCGATAGTGTGATTACCGCGAGTTCTGCACAAGGAATAGATGGTGTTGTCGAAATTATTGTTGTCGATGATGAACCTAGTCGCGGTTTAGTTTCTTTACCCGAACAACCTGTCGATGTTAGCAACTTAGTCGCGCGAGGATGCACTGCGGATACAAACATTGCCACAAACACGAGTGAATTTATCATTACTGGGCGCGGTGGATTACCACCAACACCAGGCGAAGCGATTAATGCAAATTCTGTGCTAGCAGATTTAGGCACTCCTGTACAAACTCAAGCCGCTACACCATTAAATACTGTATCCAACCTTAACAATTCTCAGCCAAAATCGCTTGTAGAAGCACAGGGATGGATGGTAGGCTCCAATGGCGAAGTAGTACTGATGGCTCAAGTCCCAACTGCTACAACTTATACTTCTTGGTCTACGCCTGTTGCTTGCAATGCCCCATAA